A region from the Acidiferrobacter sp. SPIII_3 genome encodes:
- a CDS encoding PAS domain S-box protein gives MLINADGDILQFRGSTSPYLEPPSHKANFNVLHMAHADVQAPLRAALAKAMKSESVVRKRRPPTNDDGPGLPGVTIEIIPLRNLKERHYLILFEPLEASRRHTTITREAEPPHSTAKDPKAMLRRAQRCERELAEARDYMEALQDQYEAANEELQASNEETQSANEELQSTNEQLETSQEEVDSANEELITINTELVHRNAELGRLNDDLSNLQASVNLPMLVLARDLRLRSFTPLAARLFNLAVTDIGQSIGGINHRLDCPGLEGLAAMVIDTVATHEREVRDRDGRWYLLRIQPYLTFDRKIDGAVVVLVSIDALKRSMLEAERALAYAQAMLRTARVPLLTLDGTLRVRAANDAFYKTFQLSAAEVEGRSIWELSNGAWDIAELHTLLLEILPRDRTLEDFEVIHTFPVLGRRTMRLNARRLDESDGAPDMFVLSIEDVTEQLASREAIRRSEVRYRRLFEAAQDGILILDADSGHIADANPYMTQLLGQSHAELVGREISHIDLFPDASSRDAMLAQLRTAGYARFDNVPLKAKDGQRRVTECISNLYEEDGKGVIQCNIRDVTRRAEASEALRASEARFHAIADSVPVMIWMRNPDNQLTYFNSGWQTFISGGDDHAKDDHWRAAIHPEDRARCLKHYAQAFADRKRFELKYRLRQHNGEYRLVLDVGIPLMWEGNLTGYIGSCIDVTEREQIDLELSKSSKLESIGILAGGIAHDFNNLLTAIIGNIGLARLSLEPRSETFKSLIAAEGAGMRARDLAQQLLIFAHGGTPIENTLSLGNVLKEWLAFVVRGSNIQVISSIAADLWPVEADEGQLSQVINNLILNAQQAMPQGGTIRVVADNVTLGPDNGLPLVGDYVRTAITDQGEGIPAAHLGKVFDPFFTTKPKGTGLGLATSYAIMKKHRGHMTVQSEPGQGATFCLYLPASGNAMPPPPDKRRMLPQGTGKILFMDDEPAIRRFADKALAGFGYQVEAVANGQQALAHYRAAREQGHPYDGVILDLTVPGGMGGRETMQALLAIDPAVRAIVSSGYSNDPIMADFKAYGFCGCITKPYRVEDLRTAVSLFGGRDDDHSPPLRT, from the coding sequence GTGCTGATCAACGCCGATGGCGACATCCTCCAGTTTCGGGGTTCGACGAGTCCCTATCTTGAACCCCCGAGCCACAAGGCAAACTTTAACGTGCTGCACATGGCCCACGCGGATGTGCAGGCCCCATTGCGCGCCGCCCTCGCGAAGGCCATGAAGAGTGAGAGCGTGGTCCGCAAGCGCCGCCCGCCGACGAACGATGACGGGCCGGGCTTGCCTGGCGTCACGATCGAGATCATCCCCTTAAGGAATCTCAAGGAACGCCACTATCTGATCTTGTTTGAACCCCTGGAGGCATCCCGCCGGCATACGACGATCACTCGGGAGGCGGAGCCGCCCCATTCCACGGCCAAGGATCCCAAGGCGATGCTACGGCGCGCGCAGCGCTGCGAGCGCGAACTCGCCGAGGCGCGTGACTATATGGAAGCCCTTCAAGACCAGTATGAGGCCGCGAATGAGGAACTCCAGGCGAGCAATGAGGAAACACAGTCGGCGAACGAGGAGCTGCAAAGCACCAATGAACAGCTGGAGACCTCGCAGGAAGAAGTCGACTCGGCGAACGAGGAGCTGATCACCATCAATACCGAGCTGGTCCACCGCAACGCGGAATTAGGCCGCTTGAATGACGACTTAAGCAACCTCCAGGCGAGCGTCAATCTCCCCATGCTGGTGCTGGCCCGCGACCTGCGCCTCCGGAGCTTTACGCCGCTCGCCGCGCGACTCTTTAACCTCGCCGTCACCGATATCGGCCAGTCGATTGGCGGGATCAATCATCGCCTCGACTGCCCGGGCCTTGAGGGCCTCGCCGCCATGGTGATTGATACCGTCGCCACGCATGAGCGCGAGGTCCGGGATCGAGATGGACGCTGGTACCTGTTGCGCATTCAACCCTACCTGACATTCGACCGGAAGATCGATGGGGCGGTCGTGGTGCTGGTAAGCATAGACGCCTTGAAGCGCAGCATGCTGGAGGCGGAACGGGCGCTGGCGTATGCCCAGGCCATGCTGCGCACGGCGCGCGTGCCACTCCTGACGCTGGACGGCACGCTGCGTGTACGCGCGGCCAACGACGCCTTCTACAAGACCTTCCAGTTGTCTGCAGCCGAGGTCGAAGGGCGCTCGATCTGGGAATTGAGTAACGGGGCGTGGGACATCGCCGAATTGCACACCCTGCTCTTGGAGATCCTGCCACGCGACCGCACGCTCGAGGACTTTGAGGTGATCCATACCTTTCCGGTACTGGGGCGCCGGACCATGCGCCTCAATGCCCGGCGCCTGGACGAGAGCGACGGCGCCCCCGACATGTTCGTCCTGTCCATCGAGGATGTCACGGAACAACTGGCCTCGCGCGAGGCGATACGGCGTTCGGAGGTCCGGTACCGGCGCCTGTTCGAGGCGGCGCAGGACGGCATATTGATCCTCGATGCCGACAGCGGGCACATCGCCGACGCCAATCCCTATATGACGCAGTTATTGGGCCAGTCGCACGCCGAACTCGTGGGCCGCGAGATCTCTCACATCGACCTCTTCCCTGACGCGTCGTCGCGCGACGCGATGCTGGCGCAACTGCGCACCGCAGGATACGCCCGCTTCGACAACGTGCCGCTGAAAGCCAAGGACGGCCAGCGGCGCGTCACCGAGTGCATCAGCAATCTCTACGAAGAAGACGGCAAGGGGGTCATTCAATGCAATATCCGCGATGTGACGCGCCGCGCAGAAGCAAGCGAGGCGTTGCGCGCGAGCGAGGCCCGCTTCCATGCCATCGCCGATAGTGTCCCGGTCATGATCTGGATGCGCAACCCCGACAATCAGCTCACTTATTTCAACTCCGGCTGGCAGACATTTATCAGCGGGGGTGACGATCACGCGAAAGATGACCATTGGCGGGCCGCCATCCATCCCGAGGACCGTGCGCGCTGCCTTAAGCACTATGCGCAGGCGTTTGCGGACAGGAAGCGCTTTGAGCTCAAGTACCGCCTCCGCCAGCACAACGGTGAGTATCGCCTCGTTCTCGACGTCGGTATCCCGCTCATGTGGGAAGGAAACCTCACCGGATATATCGGCTCGTGCATCGATGTGACCGAGCGCGAACAGATCGATCTGGAGCTCTCGAAATCGAGCAAGCTTGAGTCCATCGGCATCCTGGCCGGCGGCATTGCCCATGATTTCAATAACCTGTTGACCGCGATCATTGGTAACATCGGGCTCGCGCGCCTCTCGCTGGAGCCCCGCAGCGAGACGTTCAAGAGCCTGATAGCGGCCGAAGGGGCCGGTATGCGGGCCCGTGACCTCGCCCAGCAACTGCTCATTTTTGCGCACGGCGGCACGCCGATCGAAAACACGCTCTCACTGGGAAATGTATTGAAGGAATGGCTGGCCTTCGTCGTGCGCGGCTCGAATATCCAGGTCATCTCCTCTATTGCAGCGGATCTGTGGCCGGTGGAGGCCGATGAAGGCCAATTGAGTCAGGTCATCAATAACCTGATCCTGAACGCGCAACAGGCGATGCCGCAAGGCGGGACCATCCGCGTGGTCGCGGACAACGTGACCCTGGGCCCCGATAACGGACTACCTCTTGTCGGCGACTATGTACGGACGGCGATTACGGATCAGGGTGAGGGCATCCCCGCGGCCCATTTAGGCAAGGTGTTCGATCCCTTCTTTACCACCAAACCCAAAGGCACGGGGCTTGGTCTTGCCACATCCTATGCCATCATGAAGAAACACCGCGGCCACATGACCGTCCAATCGGAACCTGGACAAGGGGCCACCTTCTGCCTGTACCTGCCGGCCTCCGGGAACGCAATGCCCCCGCCGCCCGACAAGCGCCGGATGCTACCGCAGGGCACCGGCAAGATCCTTTTTATGGACGATGAACCGGCGATCCGTCGATTTGCGGACAAGGCCCTGGCAGGCTTCGGCTACCAGGTCGAAGCGGTGGCCAATGGGCAACAGGCCCTCGCGCACTATCGCGCCGCACGGGAACAGGGGCATCCCTATGACGGCGTGATCCTCGATCTCACCGTTCCCGGCGGCATGGGCGGCCGAGAGACGATGCAGGCGCTGCTGGCGATCGATCCCGCGGTGCGCGCCATCGTCTCGAGCGGCTACTCCAACGATCCCATCATGGCGGATTTCAAGGCCTACGGATTTTGCGGTTGCATCACCAAGCCCTATCGAGTCGAAGATCTGCGCACGGCGGTCTCCTTGTTTGGCGGGCGCGACGACGACCACAGCCCCCCCTTGCGGACCTGA
- a CDS encoding chemotaxis protein CheB has translation MTTQKTPVKASTARRAGPRFPIVGIGASAGGLEAFTQLLSHLPADTGMGFVLVQHLAPAHPSALVHLLSATTPMPVHEARHRQRVLPNHIYVITPNTCLRIARGVLVLETRDATPGVARTIDIFLESLARDRQERAIGIVLSGNASDGTIGLEAIKAQGGITLAQDDSAAFRSMPHSAVAAGCVDLVLAPKEIAEELARIASHPYVAHERPVATPPVSESAKTPADPSETQDLGAIYVLVRKHSDVDFSLYKSVTIERRISRRMALHGMTQTADYARLLRGNVPELERLTADMLIGVTRFFRDPEVFEALKQTVFPALFASGRKDPLRIWVPACSTGQEAYSLAMAVTEFSEQAGGTARALQIFATDLSASRIDTARAGLYPEGLAQEVGSERLRRFFVEEEGGYRIRKDLRGQIVFARHNLLSDPPFARMNLISCRNVLIYLEPTIQKPLLTTLHYALKPEGFLLLGTSESMGAAAELFQTLDKKRKIYTKKTSVGSRLVLPAITQRRLASGPPAQRPPPGRTRHPGSMPNARPIGSRSSALRRLAC, from the coding sequence ATGACAACTCAGAAAACGCCCGTAAAGGCCTCCACGGCACGCCGTGCCGGTCCGCGCTTTCCGATTGTAGGCATAGGGGCTTCGGCCGGCGGGCTTGAGGCGTTCACCCAACTCCTCTCCCATCTCCCGGCGGACACCGGTATGGGCTTTGTGCTCGTGCAACACCTGGCCCCCGCGCACCCCAGCGCATTAGTCCACCTGCTGTCGGCGACGACCCCCATGCCGGTCCACGAGGCCAGGCATAGACAACGCGTCTTGCCCAATCACATCTACGTCATCACCCCCAATACCTGCCTACGGATCGCCCGCGGCGTATTGGTGTTAGAGACACGCGATGCCACGCCGGGAGTGGCGCGCACCATCGACATCTTCTTGGAGTCCTTGGCGCGGGATCGCCAGGAACGGGCCATCGGCATCGTGCTCTCCGGCAACGCCTCCGACGGGACCATCGGCCTGGAGGCCATCAAGGCCCAGGGCGGCATCACGCTCGCGCAGGACGATTCCGCCGCCTTTCGCTCGATGCCGCACAGCGCGGTCGCGGCCGGCTGCGTCGATCTGGTGCTGGCCCCAAAGGAAATCGCCGAGGAACTGGCGCGTATCGCAAGCCATCCCTACGTCGCGCATGAGCGACCCGTCGCGACGCCGCCCGTAAGCGAAAGCGCGAAGACGCCAGCGGACCCCTCCGAGACCCAAGACCTCGGCGCGATCTATGTCCTCGTTCGCAAGCACTCCGATGTGGATTTCTCGCTCTACAAATCCGTCACCATCGAACGCCGCATCAGCCGGCGCATGGCCTTACACGGTATGACCCAGACGGCCGACTATGCGCGACTGCTGCGCGGCAATGTCCCGGAGCTCGAGCGGCTCACGGCCGACATGCTGATCGGCGTCACGCGATTCTTCCGCGATCCCGAGGTCTTCGAGGCCTTAAAGCAGACCGTCTTTCCGGCGCTTTTCGCCTCCGGACGCAAAGACCCGCTGCGTATCTGGGTCCCCGCCTGCTCCACGGGCCAGGAGGCCTACTCTCTGGCCATGGCGGTCACCGAGTTCAGCGAACAGGCCGGGGGTACTGCGCGCGCTCTCCAGATCTTTGCGACCGACTTGAGCGCCAGCCGCATCGACACGGCGCGCGCCGGGCTCTATCCGGAGGGCCTGGCGCAGGAGGTCGGATCCGAACGGCTGCGACGCTTTTTCGTGGAAGAGGAAGGCGGCTATCGCATTCGCAAAGATCTGCGAGGGCAGATCGTGTTCGCGCGCCACAACCTCTTAAGCGACCCACCGTTCGCGCGCATGAATCTCATCAGCTGTCGCAATGTGCTGATCTATCTGGAACCCACCATCCAGAAACCGCTGTTGACGACCCTCCACTACGCCCTGAAGCCCGAGGGCTTTCTGCTCCTTGGGACATCCGAATCGATGGGCGCGGCCGCGGAGCTCTTCCAGACGCTCGACAAGAAACGCAAGATCTACACCAAAAAGACCAGCGTCGGATCCCGGCTGGTTCTTCCCGCAATCACGCAGCGGCGGCTCGCCTCGGGGCCCCCCGCCCAGCGACCCCCCCCCGGACGGACGCGCCATCCGGGCTCAATGCCCAACGCGAGGCCGATCGGGTCACGGTCAAGCGCTTTGCGCCGCCTGGCGTGCTGA
- a CDS encoding Druantia anti-phage system protein DruA yields MEAPPIFDGQALSELVVRPVTRGEGPRYREQMARHHYLGDLPKLGETLWYVATWRGQWLAQLTLSAAALKCGVRDRWIGWDFRSQYDRLKLIANNSRFLILPQGRFPNVGSRVLGLLERRVAADWQRHFGHSLLLLETFVDPRRFHGGVYRAANWLALGKTRGYRRTRTGYSDEAEAPKWVFVRPLHRRATALLIHPDRDRLGLTGTPKMQLNAHQMRSLPLCFAAIPDPRRAQGRRHRLPVVLALAAGATLCGLRGYKAMAEWAADLGQAARARFGCRRRRMNGKDHHYEVPSEFVIRDCLVRIDAGALDAALASWQKAWGLIDEALAIDGKTMKGAIDDEGRQAHIMSVVGHESEHCYAQKKSVPCL; encoded by the coding sequence ATGGAAGCACCCCCGATTTTCGACGGCCAGGCCCTTTCAGAACTGGTGGTCCGGCCCGTCACGCGTGGCGAAGGGCCGCGTTATCGGGAGCAGATGGCCCGTCATCATTACCTTGGCGATCTCCCGAAGCTCGGCGAGACCCTTTGGTATGTCGCCACGTGGCGCGGGCAATGGCTGGCGCAGCTCACGCTATCGGCGGCTGCACTCAAGTGCGGCGTGCGCGATCGCTGGATCGGCTGGGATTTCCGCAGCCAGTATGACCGCCTGAAGCTCATCGCCAACAACAGCCGCTTCCTGATCCTTCCGCAAGGCCGCTTCCCGAATGTCGGTTCGCGTGTGCTCGGCCTGCTTGAACGGCGGGTCGCCGCCGACTGGCAACGGCATTTCGGCCATTCGTTGCTGCTGCTGGAAACCTTCGTCGATCCCCGCCGCTTTCATGGCGGCGTCTACCGAGCCGCCAACTGGCTGGCACTGGGTAAGACGCGCGGCTATCGGCGAACGCGCACAGGCTACAGCGACGAGGCCGAGGCGCCGAAGTGGGTGTTCGTGCGCCCGCTGCACCGCCGCGCCACCGCCTTGCTCATCCATCCCGACCGCGACCGGCTGGGCCTCACCGGGACCCCGAAGATGCAACTCAACGCCCACCAAATGCGCTCCCTTCCCCTGTGTTTTGCCGCCATTCCCGATCCGCGCCGAGCCCAAGGGCGTCGGCACCGCCTGCCGGTGGTGCTGGCACTGGCCGCTGGCGCGACGCTCTGCGGCTTGCGTGGCTACAAGGCGATGGCCGAATGGGCCGCCGATCTGGGGCAGGCCGCCCGGGCGCGCTTCGGCTGTCGGCGCAGGCGCATGAACGGGAAGGACCATCATTACGAGGTACCCAGCGAATTCGTCATCCGGGACTGCCTCGTCCGGATCGATGCGGGCGCCCTGGACGCCGCGCTCGCATCGTGGCAAAAGGCCTGGGGCCTCATCGACGAGGCGCTGGCCATCGACGGCAAGACGATGAAGGGCGCCATTGACGACGAGGGCCGGCAGGCACACATCATGAGCGTCGTCGGACACGAGTCCGAACACTGCTACGCCCAAAAAAAGTCGGTACCCTGCCTGTAG
- a CDS encoding transposase → MSKTRRNHAPQFKAKVALEALAGEKTIHEIAAKHQVHPNQVTQWRRQLIDQAAEVFGKPAGKTPADDREALLAKIGELTVQNDFFARVLGK, encoded by the coding sequence ATGAGCAAGACACGACGCAATCACGCCCCGCAGTTCAAGGCCAAGGTGGCCCTTGAGGCCCTGGCCGGGGAAAAGACCATCCACGAGATCGCCGCCAAACATCAGGTCCACCCGAACCAGGTGACCCAGTGGCGCCGGCAGCTCATCGACCAGGCGGCGGAGGTCTTCGGCAAGCCCGCGGGCAAGACGCCCGCCGACGATCGCGAGGCCTTGCTCGCCAAGATCGGGGAGCTTACGGTCCAGAACGATTTTTTTGCACGAGTGCTCGGCAAATGA
- a CDS encoding IS3 family transposase, with translation MTTAERLQRVEREHPVVPITRQCAWLGVPRSSVYYQGKPAVSDDDLALMKRLDALHTQHPFLGSRRLRDRLERDGVFVNRKHIQRLMRVMGIETLYPKRKTSARGPGHRIYP, from the coding sequence ATGACCACGGCTGAGAGACTCCAACGGGTCGAACGTGAGCATCCGGTGGTGCCGATCACGCGCCAATGCGCGTGGCTTGGCGTGCCCCGATCGAGCGTGTATTACCAGGGCAAACCCGCGGTCTCCGACGACGACCTGGCGCTCATGAAGCGGCTCGATGCCCTCCACACCCAGCACCCGTTCCTGGGCTCCCGGCGCCTGAGGGACCGGCTGGAGCGCGATGGCGTGTTTGTGAACCGCAAGCACATCCAGCGGCTCATGCGGGTCATGGGGATCGAGACCCTGTACCCGAAGCGCAAGACCAGTGCGCGAGGTCCGGGTCATCGCATCTATCCCTGA
- a CDS encoding EAL domain-containing protein, translating to MMPGLGLANDADDLLRSELAALEALIAREGEGYVARHHDLILGSAFQPIVSVAHRRPVAHEALLRARRRNGGPVSPLAVFAALRSTHEVIHIDRLSRFLHIQNYLRSAPQSTWLFLNVDVRSINARNDHSPFVGRLLRHFGIEGHRLVIEILEGAIARSTRLTEAVAYFRSRGCLTAIDDFGSGHSNFDRLWHLSPEFVKLDRSLIRQALDHRRVRNLLPHLVALLHEIGALVIMEGVETEDQALIAVDSNVDLIQGFAFGEPQPTPATHEPDGLPALHARIRRHLATPPAPCDRLDEVFVAVIRRLATGTPWAEARAALGGEPRLLRAYILDADGRQAGPPYIPRPRATDTDPRYVPLADTAGADWFSRPYFRRASAHPGEPQLTRPYFSIPDATLCVTWACSYDMAGTMRVLCCDLRPDAVGTAP from the coding sequence ATGATGCCAGGCCTCGGTCTTGCCAATGACGCAGACGACCTCCTGCGATCGGAACTCGCGGCCCTTGAGGCCCTGATCGCGCGGGAGGGCGAGGGCTATGTCGCCCGCCACCACGACCTCATACTAGGCAGCGCCTTTCAGCCCATCGTCAGTGTCGCCCACCGCCGGCCGGTCGCCCACGAGGCGCTGTTGCGCGCGCGGCGCCGAAACGGCGGCCCGGTCTCGCCGCTTGCGGTGTTCGCCGCCCTGCGCTCGACGCACGAGGTCATCCATATCGACCGCTTGAGCCGATTCCTCCATATCCAGAACTATCTGCGGAGCGCGCCACAATCGACCTGGCTTTTCCTGAATGTCGATGTACGTTCCATCAACGCGCGTAACGACCACAGTCCCTTCGTCGGTCGCCTGCTGCGCCATTTCGGGATCGAAGGACACAGGCTCGTGATCGAGATCCTCGAGGGCGCCATAGCCCGCTCCACGCGCCTGACCGAGGCCGTCGCGTATTTCCGGAGCCGTGGATGCTTGACCGCCATAGACGACTTCGGATCCGGCCATTCGAATTTCGATCGTCTCTGGCACCTGTCGCCGGAGTTCGTGAAACTCGACCGCTCGCTGATCCGCCAGGCCCTCGACCATCGCCGGGTACGCAATCTCCTCCCGCACTTGGTGGCGCTCCTGCACGAGATCGGGGCGCTCGTCATCATGGAGGGCGTCGAGACCGAAGATCAGGCCCTGATCGCCGTCGACAGCAACGTCGACCTGATCCAAGGCTTTGCGTTCGGTGAACCGCAGCCGACGCCCGCCACCCATGAGCCCGACGGGCTCCCGGCCCTGCATGCCCGTATCCGTCGGCATCTGGCGACGCCACCCGCACCTTGCGATCGCCTGGACGAGGTCTTCGTGGCCGTCATCCGCCGGCTCGCGACCGGCACCCCGTGGGCCGAGGCCCGTGCCGCGCTCGGCGGCGAGCCGCGCCTGCTGCGCGCCTATATCCTCGACGCCGACGGGCGGCAGGCCGGGCCGCCCTACATTCCGCGCCCGCGCGCCACCGACACCGATCCCCGCTACGTCCCACTCGCCGACACCGCGGGTGCCGACTGGTTCTCGCGTCCCTATTTCCGCCGCGCCAGCGCGCACCCGGGCGAACCGCAACTGACGCGCCCCTATTTCTCCATTCCCGATGCCACCCTGTGCGTGACCTGGGCGTGCTCCTACGACATGGCCGGCACCATGCGGGTCTTATGTTGCGACCTGCGCCCCGATGCCGTCGGCACCGCGCCTTGA
- the pelG gene encoding exopolysaccharide Pel transporter PelG, with protein sequence MAGIGFALRKLMRHNDYLGIVRAYSYAGIIGAGPWVVSILGVIFLGFLSANHVFPPRLISEFQTSVTYLIATSLIFCGIWQLAFTRYVADRIFDREHDRVLPNLNGLLVVAMGSAFALAAFATLFLFSGTGLVYRLLMTALFSLLTGIWVVAVMLTGLKHYRAIVASFVIAYGATLGMGLMMRPYGLVGLLFAFLLGQCLLFAGLLASVYRDYPSPNFLAFDFLRPGRMYPSLLACGFFYNAAIWADKFVFWFTPDTSQPVIGPLRASAIYDLPIFLAYLAIIPGMAVFLMRVETDFVDYYDRFYEGVREGTSLSYIRNMRNGMVTSAKTGIFDIIKLQSLTTILAFVVGPAVLRALGISLLYVPLFKIDVVGASLQVALMGILNIFFYLDRRARVVGLTATFLVLNLGLSILSTHLGLYFYGYGFSLSLLISVLLGLVWLDRDMEAVEYQTFMLQPWTH encoded by the coding sequence ATGGCAGGCATAGGTTTCGCGTTGCGCAAGCTCATGCGCCACAACGACTATCTTGGCATTGTGCGCGCCTACTCCTACGCCGGCATCATAGGCGCGGGCCCATGGGTCGTTTCCATCCTGGGTGTCATATTTCTGGGCTTCCTCAGCGCAAACCACGTCTTCCCCCCGCGCCTCATAAGCGAGTTCCAGACCTCGGTCACCTACCTGATCGCGACCAGCCTCATTTTCTGTGGCATCTGGCAACTCGCCTTCACGCGTTATGTCGCCGACCGGATCTTCGATCGCGAGCACGATCGTGTCCTGCCCAACCTGAACGGCCTTTTGGTGGTGGCCATGGGCAGCGCCTTCGCATTGGCGGCGTTCGCCACGCTCTTTTTGTTCTCCGGGACGGGGCTTGTCTATCGGCTGCTCATGACCGCGCTCTTTAGCCTGCTCACCGGCATATGGGTGGTGGCGGTCATGCTCACCGGTCTCAAGCATTACCGCGCCATCGTGGCGAGCTTTGTCATCGCCTATGGCGCCACGCTCGGCATGGGGCTCATGATGCGCCCCTACGGCCTTGTCGGTCTGTTGTTTGCCTTTCTGCTGGGTCAGTGCCTGCTGTTTGCCGGGCTTCTTGCCTCCGTCTACCGCGACTACCCGTCGCCGAATTTTTTGGCCTTCGATTTCCTGAGGCCCGGGCGCATGTATCCCTCGCTGCTCGCCTGTGGATTTTTCTATAACGCGGCGATATGGGCCGACAAATTCGTGTTCTGGTTCACGCCCGACACCAGCCAGCCCGTGATCGGCCCGCTGCGCGCATCGGCCATATACGACCTCCCGATCTTTCTCGCCTATCTCGCCATCATTCCCGGCATGGCGGTATTTCTCATGCGTGTCGAGACCGATTTCGTCGACTACTACGACCGCTTCTACGAAGGCGTGCGCGAGGGCACGAGCCTCTCGTATATCCGTAATATGCGCAACGGCATGGTGACGAGCGCCAAGACCGGCATCTTCGACATCATCAAGCTCCAGTCGCTTACCACTATTCTGGCGTTCGTGGTCGGGCCCGCGGTCCTGAGGGCCCTTGGCATCTCGCTCCTCTATGTGCCACTTTTCAAGATCGATGTGGTGGGCGCGAGCCTGCAGGTGGCGCTCATGGGCATACTCAACATCTTCTTCTACCTCGACCGCCGCGCGCGCGTGGTGGGGCTCACGGCGACCTTTCTGGTACTAAACCTCGGGCTCTCGATCCTGAGCACCCACCTTGGCCTTTATTTCTACGGGTATGGCTTCTCGCTGTCGCTGCTCATCTCGGTGCTCCTAGGTCTGGTGTGGCTCGATCGCGACATGGAGGCCGTCGAATACCAGACCTTCATGCTGCAGCCCTGGACCCATTAG
- the pelF gene encoding GT4 family glycosyltransferase PelF has product MLLEGFAAGVPAVCTDVGACRRLIFGGEHDDLGAAGDIIGIADPQGLAHAATALLTDTTRWRAAQATAIARVETHYTDVHMYQRYRTLYQEAQDA; this is encoded by the coding sequence GTGCTCCTGGAGGGCTTCGCCGCCGGCGTCCCGGCGGTATGCACCGACGTCGGCGCCTGTCGCCGTCTGATATTCGGCGGCGAACACGACGACCTGGGGGCGGCCGGGGACATCATCGGCATCGCCGACCCGCAGGGCCTGGCGCACGCCGCCACCGCCCTGCTCACCGACACCACGCGCTGGCGTGCCGCGCAGGCCACCGCCATAGCCCGCGTCGAGACCCACTACACCGACGTGCACATGTATCAACGGTATCGCACGCTTTATCAAGAGGCCCAGGATGCCTGA